A portion of the Mycoplasmopsis mustelae genome contains these proteins:
- a CDS encoding ABC transporter permease family protein: MWIKNLELMWITIKLVFSGSFVGLILAFFSAYFTALNLWKHNWWTWILRVIILVLRSLPIILIITIFKATYRGEMIAFMIFWYSTWLWLQRYFCDIFESSDTNKFYRDINNGMFHFKSFYINIFLNHKNKFLMNSLLAIESNIRWNSILGSVGVFGIGFLFNLYKNQFQYLGISVLYIVFFVFIFELILVFYNKYLFIAPKIKHSNKNTPKSWKYNYKKIINWVIFSIYFSIVIISFLELSQIKTDFYSFISHLKVLFYFDFSEIIAKPDIYLIYWEIFKQTYIAIYLGFVFAFWFAILMSEKLIQSQISIIFKSFIILLKSIPVIVFYVLFNSFLNPATSLVLSVIILTFRSMSKQFSETINKIDQSKIDYWKSLGYTKFFIYKNFLFPMYRKAILSLVLFESEGTYRNFITYGIFSSYSLYTFVDRYSNRDNSEEKILPLFVPAFIFYFLLELIFLIYKTQIWQKIYLKIIKFKS, translated from the coding sequence TTGTGAATAAAAAATTTAGAATTAATGTGAATCACTATTAAATTAGTTTTTAGCGGAAGTTTTGTTGGATTGATTTTAGCATTTTTTAGCGCATATTTCACTGCTTTAAATTTATGAAAACATAATTGGTGAACCTGAATTTTAAGAGTTATTATTTTAGTGCTTCGTTCACTCCCAATAATTTTGATTATTACTATTTTCAAAGCCACATATAGAGGTGAAATGATAGCCTTTATGATTTTTTGATATAGTACTTGATTATGATTGCAACGATATTTTTGTGATATTTTTGAATCTAGTGATACAAATAAATTTTATCGTGATATAAATAATGGGATGTTTCATTTTAAAAGTTTTTATATCAATATTTTTTTAAATCACAAAAATAAATTTTTAATGAATTCTTTATTAGCGATAGAATCAAATATACGTTGAAATTCAATTTTAGGATCGGTTGGTGTATTTGGAATTGGCTTTTTATTTAATTTATATAAAAATCAATTTCAATATTTAGGAATTAGTGTTTTATATATTGTTTTCTTTGTTTTTATTTTTGAACTTATTTTAGTTTTTTATAATAAATATTTATTTATTGCACCAAAAATTAAACATAGTAATAAAAATACACCAAAAAGTTGAAAATATAATTATAAAAAAATCATAAATTGAGTAATTTTCAGCATCTATTTTAGTATTGTTATCATAAGTTTTTTAGAATTATCACAAATAAAAACTGATTTTTATAGTTTCATATCACATCTTAAAGTACTTTTCTATTTCGATTTTAGTGAGATTATAGCAAAACCTGATATTTACCTAATTTATTGAGAAATTTTTAAACAGACATATATAGCAATTTATTTAGGTTTTGTATTTGCATTTTGGTTTGCAATTTTAATGAGTGAGAAATTAATTCAATCTCAAATAAGTATAATCTTTAAAAGTTTCATTATCCTGTTAAAATCCATTCCGGTAATTGTTTTTTATGTTTTATTTAATTCATTTTTAAATCCTGCGACTTCATTGGTTTTATCGGTAATAATTCTTACTTTTAGGTCTATGAGCAAGCAGTTTTCGGAAACAATTAATAAAATAGATCAAAGCAAAATTGATTATTGAAAATCTCTGGGATATACAAAATTTTTTATCTATAAAAATTTTCTTTTTCCAATGTATAGAAAGGCCATTCTTTCCCTAGTTTTATTTGAAAGTGAAGGAACATATCGAAACTTTATAACTTACGGAATTTTCAGCAGTTATTCACTTTATACGTTTGTAGATAGATATTCAAATCGAGATAATTCTGAGGAAAAAATATTACCATTATTTGTTCCTGCTTTTATTTTTTATTTTTTATTAGAACTTATTTTTTTAATTTATAAAACACAAATTTGACAGAAAATTTACTTAAAAATTATTAAATTTAAATCATAA